In Carya illinoinensis cultivar Pawnee chromosome 16, C.illinoinensisPawnee_v1, whole genome shotgun sequence, a single window of DNA contains:
- the LOC122298418 gene encoding heavy metal-associated isoprenylated plant protein 47-like, translated as MKQKIVIEVLCKERRSKAMALAATKDGVTSVALDGQNPNQLVVVGDGVDAACLIEYLRKKVGHASLITVEKVVEKAPEKKKEDEKKNPPPACVCKVPPYCYQPRMEFCGAYVEYPPRCNVGWGNGFHWPWY; from the exons ATGAAG CAAAAGATCGTCATTGAGGTACTATGTAAGGAACGCCGTTCCAAAGCCATGGCCCTGGCTGCTACAAAGGATG gggTTACGTCAGTGGCATTAGATGGGCAAAACCCAAATCAACTGGTGGTGGTTGGAGATGGAGTTGATGCAGCTTGCTTGATAGAATATTTGAGAAAGAAGGTTGGCCATGCTAGCTTAATAACCGTGGAAAAAGTAGTGGAGAAAGCgccagagaagaaaaaagaagatgaaaagaaaaatccacCTCCAGCTTGTGTATGCAAAGTACCCCCCTATTGTTACCAACCTCGGATGGAATTTTGTGGGGCTTATGTCGAATATCCACCTCGTTGCAATGTCGGTTGGGGGAACGGATTTCACTGGCCCTGGTACTGA